From the genome of Halostagnicola kamekurae:
ATGTGCTGTTCATATCGGTCACGAACGAGGCGATTGGCTCAGCTGTCACCAAAGAAGAACTCGTCGATTGGTGGACGAAACACGACGGAAACTGGCTCCTCGGACTCGATCCGACTGCTGAACTGACAGCACAGTATCTCTCCGGGGGGTATCCGTCTGCCGTCGCGATCGATTCGTCCGGACGGGTTCAGTGGTCGGATGCCGGCGTCAAGACCGCCGACGAACTTGCGGCGGGAATCGAACTGGCGCTCGAGGCGGAGAGATGATCGACGCCTCGCTGCTGTCGACGGTCGCTTTCGCGCTCACCGCCGGCGTGGCGACCTTCTTCAGCCCCTGTGCGTATCCGCTGTTGCCCGGATACGTCGGATTTTACGCCAGCCGGACTGACGGGGAGAACGCGTCGATCGTCGGGGCGACCGTTCGAGGCGTCGTCGCGGGTATCGGTGTCTTGGGTACGTTCGCTGTCCTCATCGGTGGGACGTTCTGGCTGGGTCAATCGATAGTCTCGCGGCTGACGATCTTCGAGTCACTCGTCGGCGGGCTGTTAGTCGTCTTCGGCGTCCTCGTTCTGGTCGGTCGTGCGCCCTCGCTGTCGATCTCACTGCCGGAACGGCGCTCGAGCGTTGCCGGGTTCGGGATTTTCGGCGCTGGATACGCGCTTGCGGGAGCTGGGTGCGTCGCCCCCATTTTTCTTGCAGTCGTTGCTCGGTCGGTGTCGCTACCGACAGAGTCGGCAGCGCTTGTCCTAATAACCTACGTTGGAACTGTCGTCACCTTGATGGTCGCTGTAACAGTTGCGACCGGGATGGGACTCGTGGCGAGTGCGAGTCGATTCGCAGCCTATTCGGGCCATTTGAAACGATTGGCGGGCGGCGTAATGATCGCTGCAGGCATCGGGCAACTGTATCTGGCGTTGATCGTCTACTAAGTTCAAAAGAACAACGTTGGCACGGTGTTCCGCAAGATG
Proteins encoded in this window:
- a CDS encoding cytochrome c biogenesis protein CcdA translates to MIDASLLSTVAFALTAGVATFFSPCAYPLLPGYVGFYASRTDGENASIVGATVRGVVAGIGVLGTFAVLIGGTFWLGQSIVSRLTIFESLVGGLLVVFGVLVLVGRAPSLSISLPERRSSVAGFGIFGAGYALAGAGCVAPIFLAVVARSVSLPTESAALVLITYVGTVVTLMVAVTVATGMGLVASASRFAAYSGHLKRLAGGVMIAAGIGQLYLALIVY